The following are encoded in a window of Arctopsyche grandis isolate Sample6627 chromosome 2, ASM5162203v2, whole genome shotgun sequence genomic DNA:
- the Spg7 gene encoding SPG7 matrix AAA peptidase subunit, paraplegin — protein sequence MYCYGRLLAGHCRTQPYKLLHNAALRCYQLTQQSHKHVYSINRHIQTNGILALPLNRKLHKMLHSELKALTAMMKRSNIHNLAILNNHSIKSNLFHTSSTNNYEPPPFGPPGDPKKGPNDKEDGDKKKKDDDDNKIPSVLVKALFWVFMAYLIITTLSLALLSNNQQEVMKYVSWNEFLYQMLAKGEVEELIIRPDLEVVTIILHEGAVIKGKKIDQRVYHMNIVDMTRFEDKLREAERYLGVKEGVPVNYERNNDVVGKLLLTLFLFGLLMSIFSKNKSMKPPINLDMFSQMGRAKFTLIDPVTGTGKGVKFEDVAGLKEAKIEVMEFVDYLKRPEYYKSLGAKVPKGALLLGPPGCGKTLLAKAVSTEANVPFLSMNGSEFIEMIGGLGAARVRDLFKEAGKRSPCIIYIDEIDAIGKQRTGTSSSSSAGGSSGEGEQTLNQLLVEMDGMATREGVMMLASTNRADVLDKALLRPGRFDRHILIDLPNLEERLEIFERHLKSIVLEHPPSYYSKRLSYLTPGFSGADIANVCNEAALHAARSKATIVVGNDLEYAVERLVGGTEKRNHAMSQEEKKIVAYHESGHALVGWLMEYTDALLKVTIVPRTNLALGFAQYTPTDQKLYSKEELDDRMCMALGGRVAEALTFGRITTGAQNDLQKVTNMSYAQVRQFGMSNVIGLVSFPEESSQSRPRYSKALKNLMDHEARNIVTKAYYRTEKLLNENKNKLKLLAETLLAKETLNYDDVERLIGPPPHGRKKLIEPVEFEMAINNFSNTSKSNKSEEKSPKKKEVTDKIINK from the exons ATGTACTGCTATGGCCGGCTGTTAGCTGGCCATTGCAGGACCCAACCTTATAAACTATTGCACAACGCGGCGCTACGATGCTACCAGTTGACTCAACAATCGCACAAACATGTCTATTCGATCAACAGACACATACAAACCAACGGCATACTAGCTTTACCGTTGAATCGTAAG TTGCACAAGATGCTACATTCAGAATTGAAAGCACTCACTGCTATGATGAAACGCTCAAACATACACAACTTGGCCATTCTCAATAATCATTCAATAAAAAGCAATCTCTTTCATACGTCGTCCACCAACAATTATGAACCACCTCCGTTCGGTCCACCAGGAGATCCTAAAAAG ggACCCAACGATAAAGAAGATGgagataaaaagaaaaaagacgATGACGATAACAAAATACCGTCTGTATTAGTGAAAGCTCTCTTTTGGGTATTTATGGCGTACTTGATAATAACTACGCTATCGTTAGCATTGCTCAGTAACAATCAACAAGAg GTGATGAAATATGTATCATGGAATGAATTTCTGTATCAAATGCTAGCCAAAGGCGAAGTTGAAGAATTGATTATCAGACCAGATTTAGAAGTCGTTACAATTATTCTACATGAAGGTGCAGTTATTAAGGGAAAAAAG ATCGATCAACGTGTTTATCATATGAATATTGTTGATATGACAAGATTTGAAGATAAATTGAGAGAAGCCGAGAGATATTTGGGTGTCAAAGAAG gAGTTCCCGTAAATTATGAAAGAAACAATGACGTTGTGGGAAAACTTCTATTAACGCTATTCCTATTCGGATTACTCATGtccatattttcaaaaaataaaagcatgAAACCTCCCATAAACTTAGACATGTTT TCTCAAATGGGACGTGCGAAATTCACATTGATCGATCCAGTGACAGGGACGGGAAAAGGCGTTAAGTTTGAAGACGTTGCTGGTTTGAAGGAAGCCAAAATTGAAGTAATGGAATTTGTAGATTATTTAAAGAGACCAGAATATTACAAAAGTCTCGGTGCGAAG gtACCCAAAGGTGCTTTACTCCTCGGACCTCCCGGTTGTGGTAAAACTCTATTGGCTAAAGCAGTCTCGACCGAAGCAAACGTGCCATTTTTATCCATGAACGGCTCAGAGTTTATTGAAATGATTGGAGGTCTTGGGGCTGCTAGagttag AGACTTATTCAAAGAGGCTGGAAAGCGTTCtccatgtattatttatatcgaCGAAATCGATGCAATCGGAAAGCAAAGAACTGGAACGAGCTCGAGCAGTTCAGCCGGAGGTAGCAGTGGTGAAGGAGAGCAAACCCTCAATCAACTTCTTGTAGAAATGGACGGAATGGCAACTAGAGAAGGTGTTATGATGTTAGCATCTACGAATAGAGCCGACGTTCTCGATAAG gctCTATTGAGACCCGGTAGATTCGACAGACACATTCTCATAGATCTTCCGAATTTAGAAGAACGCTTAGAAATATTTGAAAGACACTTGAAAAGCATTGTCTTGGAACATCCTCCTTCATATTATTCTAAAAGATTATCTTACCTTACTCCCG GATTCAGTGGAGCTGATATAGCTAATGTTTGCAATGAAGCTGCTCTTCACGCAGCGAGAAGCAAAGCCACCATAGTGGTTGGAAATGATTTAGAATACGCTGTAGAAAGATTAGTTG GTGGAACGGAGAAAAGAAATCATGCAATGTCCcaagaagaaaagaaaatagTTGCCTACCACGAATCAGGTCACGCCCTAGTTGGATGGTTAATGGAATATACGGATGCACTATTAAAAGTAACCATTGTTCCTCGTACAAATCTTGCTTTGGGTTTCGCTCAATACACACCAACAGATCAAAAGCTTTACTCGAAAGAAGAA TTGGATGATCGCATGTGCATGGCACTTGGAGGCCGAGTAGCAGAAGCTTTAACATTTGGCCGTATCACAACAGGAGCACAAAACGATCTGCAAAAAGTTACCAATATGTCCTATGCACAG GTTCGACAATTCGGCATGTCAAATGTTATTGGATTGGTTTCGTTCCCTGAAGAGTCGTCCCAATCAAGACCCAGATATAGTAAagctttgaaaaatttaatggaTCACGAGGCAAGAAATATCGTCACCAAGGCATACTATCGCACTGAGAAGCTtctcaatgaaaataaaaacaaattgaaattg